The following are from one region of the Anomaloglossus baeobatrachus isolate aAnoBae1 chromosome 1, aAnoBae1.hap1, whole genome shotgun sequence genome:
- the CBR4 gene encoding 3-oxoacyl-[acyl-carrier-protein] reductase: protein MSKICAVFGGSRGIGKAVAKLLVQRDYKVVVISRNLDVAKATTEEIGGHLALGCDVSKEQDVHRTFQEIVKNVGNVNYLVNAAGINRDALLFRTKTEDILSQISINLIGPMYTCKAALRGMVQQHGGAIVNIGSIVGHKGNAGQSVYSASKEGLVGFSKSLAKEVARKNVRVNVVAPGFIHTDMTSSIEETSLDQTIPLRRFGEVEDVAQAVSFLLCSPYITGHVLVVDGGLQLQI from the exons ATGAGTAAAATCTGTGCCGTGTTTGGAGGATCCAGGGGGATTGGAAAAGCTGTGGCAAAGCTGTTAGTTCAGAGAGATTATAAGGTTGTTGTTATATCCAGGAATCTGGATGTAGCCAAAGCCACCACCGAGGAGATTGGAG GTCACCTAGCTCTAGGCTGTGATGTCTCCAAAGAACAAGACGTTCACCGCACATTTCAAGAAATTGTAAAAAATGTTGGAAATGTTAATTACCTGGTCAACGCCGCTGGGATAAATAG AGATGCATTATTATTTAGGACCAAGACAGAAGACATTCTATCTCAAATATCCATTAACCTGATAGGACCGATGTACACATGTAAAGCCGCACTGCGGGGTATGGTGCAGCAGCACGGTGGAGCCATTGTCAACATTG GAAGCATTGTGGGCCATAAAGGCAATGCCGGGCAGAGTGTGTACAGCGCCAGTAAGGAGGGCTTGGTGGGGTTTTCCAAGTCACTCGCTAAAGAAGTTGCACGGAAGAATGTCCGCGTTAATGTGGTCGCCCCTG GATTTATCCACACGGACATGACCTCAAGTATAGAAGAGACCTCTCTGGATCAGACTATTCCCCTGAGAAGATTTGGAGAGGTGGAGGACGTCGCACAGGCTGTCAGTTTCTTGCTTTGCTCACCGTACATTACTGGTCATGTATTAGTGGTGGATGGGGGATTACAACTACAGATCTAA